The genomic DNA CTCGAGGAATAACTGCAATTTCACCTGCACGAATGGTCAGTTTACCGCACTCGGTTCTCAGCAATAGCTCACCGTGTTGCGGCACAAACAACATTTCACCATCTGCATTATAAAAGTAACGGTTTTGCATTGATTTATTGGCTACATAAATATGAATACCAATACCTGTTTGTGCATTTGCACTGCCGTTGGCAGCCATGGTGACTAAACCATCAATAAAATCAGTTGGCTTTTCAGGTATTTCAATTGGATCCCAACGTAGCATGGTGGGTGGCGTTGGTACTTCTGTGATAGGTGCAGTGCGAATAAGGCCATTATCAATTGGTGTATAATCACCTTGTACAACTGATGGGCGAATGCGGTAAAACCATGTTCGTCGGTTATCAGCACGGGGCGCTGTAAATGCCGTTGTGCTGAACTGCTCAGCATATAAATCGTATTTTACTTTTTGTGGGCTGAATTGACCGATAGGTAATGCATCGGGTAATGCTTCGGTTTCAAATTCATTACCAAAGCCTGTCATATATTGTAATTCGTTATTCATCACTAGACTCCTGAAAGGTTTTAGGTAAGATACTCTCATGTGAGAGTAAATTCAAACCACGCTGAATTTCATTATGTAAACATTCTTTGACAGTAGTGAAGCCATGACAACAGATAAACAGCCAACACTCGATTTACAAAAATTCTTACCTTACTCACTGACTAATATAGCTGTGCAAATGAGTGATCAGTTTAGTGAACTATATCAACAACAATTTGATTTAACGGTGCCGCAATGGCGCGTTATTGCCAATCTCGCTCAATATGGTCAGTGTAGTTCAAAAGCTTTGTGTGATATGGCACAAATGGATAAATCGACTGTATCCCGTGCAGTAAAGTCACTATTAGCAAGAGAGCTCTTAACGGCGAAACCAGACCCGATAGATAAACGTGCAAACTTGCTTATGTTGTCTAAAAAAGGGGTCTGTTTACATGAACAAATTGTACCCAAAGCAATTGCATGGCAAGCACATTTAGTTAGTGGCTTAGATAATCATGAATTAACACAATTTTTTAACATTCTTACTAAGCTTTCCAATCACTTAAATAAAAATGTGTAAATCTGTAATCAGTGCTTTATAGCAATTGATTTAGGCAATCTATACGTATATGATAATGGCTATCATTTACAATTAGAAACTTGGATGTCTCCCTATGAAATTAGCGTTAAACACCGTGAAAACGCTAGGCCTTAGCCTAGTATTAGCATCTACTTTTATTGCCCAACCTGTATTGGCAAATGGCCCAATTGGTGAGCACGTTAATCATCTAAAAGAAAATTTAAAAGATTATTCTGAGGACGTAGAGTGGATGATCGGCAAAGTAGACACTTTGGTAACCGATTACGAAACAAAAGGTGCAAAAGCGGTAAAAAGCGATGACCTACTCGAATATTGGGAATCGGTGAAGTTTCACAGTGCGATAGAAACAAACTACGTACCGGTTTATGCATCAATTTGGCAGAGTATCTATGGCATTAAAATGGCCATTGATGATAAAAAGCCAGCAAGCGAAGTACGCACGCACCAAAAGGCCTTGAATGCTGCCTTGTGGCAAGGTTTAGGAGCTGTTAAACTGGCTGCCGACTTTCAGCAAAAAGGTTTATTAAAAGCTGTAAAAGCAACGGCTTCTGAAACAATGACGCAAAGTGCAACAATTGATGAAATTAAACACAAGTTAGATCGTGTTGTTGCAAAATATGCAGAGCGTTTAAGCGAAGAAGCAACACAGATTGTACACGATACTTACCTTCACTTATTCGAAGGTGTTGAAGGTACACTGATTGAAAAAGATGCGAAGTTAGTAGAAGTTCTCGAAAAAGATTTTAACGTAACCCTGCCAAAAGCTATTTCAGATAAAGGGTCTGTTGACCAAGTACGTGCAGTGGTTGTTGATATGCAAGAAAAACTAGATCGCGCTAAGGTGTTACTAGAAGAAGCCGAAAAAGCACGTAAGGATGTATTTTAGTGAAGCGTAGGACCTTTATTCAAGGCCTGGCTGCGTTTGGGGTAGTGGGCGCAATGCCGCTACCTCTATCACAAGCCTTTGCAGCGACTGCTGCAAGCCCAATTTCAGTGAAAGACTTACCAGCCCTTGAGGGTGATTTAACATTATATTTAGGCCGCGGCGAAGGCGGTTTGTATGAAAATGTACTGCAATCAATCCAAAAGAAAAACCCAAAACTTAATTTATCGATTCGACGTGGGCCTACTGCAGCATTAGCTAATATGATTGTTGCGGAAGCAAAAGCGGGTGTAAAACGTGCTGATTTATTTTGGGCCGTTGATTCTGGTGCAATTGGCTTAGTTACAGACGCAGGCCTGGCTAAACCTTTACCAAGTGATTTAGAAACACAGTTACAACCACAGTTTCGCTACCCTGGTTGGGCTCCAGTGACAGGTCGCATTCGTACATTACCTTATAACACTAAGCGCCTTAGCAAAGATCAGATCCCAGATAGTATTATGGCGATTGCAGATAGCGATTTATCAATCGGCTGGGCACCGGCTTATGCGTCATTTCAATCGTTTGTAACAGCAATGCGTATTCTTGAAGGTGAAGATAAAACAGCTAAATGGCTTAAGAAAGTTCAAAAGCGCTCAAAAACCTATGCGGGTGAGCTTGGTGTAGTGATGGCGGTTGAACGTGGTGAAGTTGATATTGGTTTTGCAAATCATTATTACACATTACGTCTTAAGTCAGGTAAACCAGATGCTAACCTAGACCTTGCGTTCACGAATCAAGATGCCGGTTGTTTAGTAAATGCGTCAGGTGTGTTATCGCTGACCGACAATCCTAATGCAATGAATTTCATGCGTTACTTGTTAAGTGAAGAAGTACAAAGTTACTTAGCGCGCGAAGCCTATGAAATTCCACTGATCCAAGGTATTGAACAACCAGCTGGTTTACCAGCATTAATGGATGTTTCACCGCCGAAAATCGATTTAACTCAATTGGCAGATTTAAGGCCAACACTCGACCTTATGCGCAGTAGCGGTGTTTTATAATGCGCATACCTGCTTCTTATCCCATGGCGCTGCTTGCAGCGCTTTTGGCGTTAGTGCCAGTTTATATTCTGATCACACTAGCCAGTGATGCGACGGCTGTTTTTGATAGTCATAATTTAAAAATTCTTGGTAACACCTTATCGCTTATGGTGTTAACTGTATTAGGCTCTATTTTAATTGGCGTGCCTCTGGCGTTTATTAGTGCCTATGTACAACTTCCTTTTAAAAAGCTTTGGTTAGTGTTATTTGCAGCTCCACTTGCAATTCCAAGCTATATTGGTGCGTTTACACTCTATGCGGCATTTGGCCCAGGTGGTGAAATTAACCAGCTGTTAGGGTTTGAAACCCCAGCTATGTATGGCTTACCTGGTGCTGCCATTGTAATGACCCTGTATACTTTTCCGTTTGTTATGCTAACAACACGTTCTTCTTTACTTAGCCTCGATGCGAGTATGGTAAATGCTGCTCGTACTTTAGGTATGTCGATGAGCATGAGTGTGTTTAAAGTTATTCTTCCGCGTGTAGTTAATGGGATTGCCGCTGGCTCATTACTGGTCGCCCTATACACACTATCAGATTTTGGCACGCCGGCGATGATGCGTTTGGATACCTTCACCCGTGTTATCTATGTCGAATACAATGCATTTGGTTTAAGTCGTGCTGCGATGTTATCGCTGCAGTTAATGGTGATAGTTGGCTTTTTATTGTTCATCGAATCGCAAATTAAAACCACGTCAGAGCGTCATGGTCGAGCTTTGATGTTATTTCCAACAAATGCGCAAAAACTGGCAATGCTAGTAACATTTTTGCCAGTATTGTTATTGGCAATATGTTTACCACTGGCAATTTTTACCCTATGGCTTGCCCGTGACGGAATTGCTGATTTTGATTTCAGCATTGCTTGGAATTCGGCTTATGCTTCTGGGATTGCTGCTATTGCAGCTGTGGTTGTTGCTGTGCCAGTTGCTCATGCCGCACTAAGCGGTAAAGTAGGGCGCTTTATGGAACGAGTAACCTATTTTGGTTTTGGTATTCCAGGTATCGTAATGGGAACTGCCCTAGTTTATGGTGGCTTACAATTACCGCTTTTATATCAAACATTGGCATTATTGGTCATCGCTTATGTACTGCGGTTTTTACCGCTTGCTGTTGGTTCTGTGCGTACTAGTACTGAACACTTAGATTCAAGCTTAATCAAATCAGCGCGCGTACTAGGTGCAAGTCCACGTGAAGCATTTATGCGTATCACCTTGCCTTTAACACTGCGCGGTATTATTGCCGGTGCGGCTTTGGTATTTTTAGAATCAATGCGTGAGCTTGAAGCGACACTTTTATTAGGCCCGACAGGGTTTGAAACCCTTTCAACGTATTTATGGCGTGTTTATGAAGCCGGCTATTTTGGCCGTGCTGCAATACCAGGCTTATTGTTGGTAGTGATATCAGCTTGTGGCTTGGCTATAATGCTCTCTGGTGAAAAGCGCAGTCAATTAGAACATTAAGGATCAGTATAAATGCTATCAGTTAGTAAGCTGTCTATCGATTATGGTAGCAATCGTGTGGTGAGTGATCTTAATTTATCACTTGGAGAGAGTGAGATCCTTATGCTAGTTGGTCCAACTGGCTGTGGTAAAAGTACAATTTTGCAAGCTCTGGCAGGGCTTATTCCTATCAGCGAAGGTGAAATTAATTTAGGCACATGGCGTGCTACTCCAAAGCTCAAAGTGCCGCCTGAGAAACGCAAAGTAGGTATGGTTTTTCAAGACTTTGCGTTGTTCCCGCATTTAACGGTGCAACAGAATATATGCTTTAGGTTGACCGATACATCCAAAGCAGATCATTGGATAAAGTTACTGGGTCTTGAGGCGTTTCGTAATAAAAAGCCTGCAACACTATCAGGTGGCCAAAAGCAACGTGTCGCGCTTGCGCGTACATTGGCTCATGAACCTGATTTTGTACTGCTTGATGAGCCCTTATCTAATCTTGATGCAGCGCTTAAAGATACTTTACGATGGGATATTCGTAATGCATTAAAAGATGCTGGCGTCCCTGCTATTTGGGTCACTCATGACCAAGAAGAAGCCCTATCCATTGGTGACCGTGTTGGTGTACTAAAAGAGGGGGTAATTCAGCAAATCGATACCCCTGAGCGTTGTTTTAGCTTACCAACAAACCGTTTTGTGGCTCGTTTTTTAGGTGAAGCGAGTTTCATAGCAGGTCAATGTGAAGGTGATATAGCTACAACAGACTTAGGTAATGCCCCTGCAATTAAAGTTGACCACAATGCCGCAGCGGTTGATGTGCTATTGCGACCTGATGATGTTCATTTAATTCAAAATGCACAATCGTCAAATGGTGTGGTTACATGGGTGCGCTACGAAGGTGGTAGCCGTTTATGTGCTGTAGAACTTGCCTGCAAAACAACAGTTACAAGCCGTGTAAGCCATGAAGTCGTTGTGCGGCCGAATGACCACGTACATGTATCAATTAACACAACCCATCCGCTGGCCGTATATTCGCGCTAACTAATAAAAAGCCCGCCTAATTAGGCGGGCTTATAATTTGCTTTTAACTATTAGAAGCTATAACGAACCCCGATACGCATCTCCCATAAAGAAGGTTCAGTTTGTACACTCGTACCAGCAGGGTTGTTGAAAGAGCTATAAACGTACTGACCATCAACAATGTCAGCTGTTACAGCACTTTGTAACGAACTACCTGATTTTAAAACACCCCAATCATCATTTAACAGATTACCGATGTTTTTAATTACGAAATAAGCAGAGCCTTTTTGATCAGGCGTGAAGCCCATGAACTCTTGCTCAACTTTTAGATCGAATGTAACCCACCAGTCGCCATCAATATTATTACGTTTTTGGATCTCACCTCGTTTTAAGCCTTCACTTTCAATCCAGTTATTAAAGGCGGTTTGATCGAAGTCAGGTCCATAAACAACTGCTGCATCATCAACTTCTGGTACATATAAAAGTTGGCGACTCGCATCATTAAAGCCTAAACCACCTGAATCTCTATCAAAGGTATACGAGTATGGGTTAGTCTGTTGTGCTTGACCAAATAGGTTGAACTTAGTTTCGTAGCCATCAAAAATTTCATGGCTATAACCTAAAGATAATGTAAAGCGATGAGGTATCTCATAATTAGAAGTTGTCACCCCAGGATTCTCTGAATCAGATACCGCAATAAAGTGGTAATTAGAGAATGCTACAGAGCTTGTCATTGGGCTCACATCTTTAGCCACGGTATAAGCATAAGAAAGCGCTAAATCTATGCCATTATCAAATGCTTTATTCATCGATAAAGAAAGTACATGTGAATAAGCATCGCTGCCTTCTACGTTTGTCAGCATAAAGTCAGATACACGTGGGTGTAAAACATCGTTGTAAACAGGGCGGCCATCTGGCGCTGTGTCTGTTTGTACGTTGGCGATGTTGCGAATGATTGCTGAGTCTTGTTTATCTGTATAGAGATAATCAACATTGAACACATAATCATTGCTGGTGATGTAAGTACCACCTAAAGAGAACTTCCATTCTGAAGGAATTTCAAAGTCAGGGTCTGTCACATTTGCGCTTGCATCTGCACCACCTTGTCCAACCTCGTCATAGAGTGATTGAGGAATGTCATAACCTGGCATACCGCCACCATTAAATGCAATGGCATCATCACCAAGAATTTGTAAACCTCTTTGGTCAATCTGAATATTTCGTACACCGTCATTAGAGTAGCTGTTCGAAACCCAAACATTTGGATTACCACCCGAATATAGACCAAAACCACCACGCAACTCTAATTGATCGTTATAAATCCAGTTGATGCCTAAACGCGGTTGAAGAAGGTCAATACCATCGAGGTTTTGGCTATTTGAAAAGCCATATCTGTCTTCAAAGTTTTGGTTATGGGTTGGTTTATCGCTGCTTGTATACCAATCATAACGTAGACCCGCTGTAATCGTGATATCGTAGTCAATTAGCTCAAATTTATCTTGAAAGTAAACGGTGTTTAAAGCGTAAGCAAATTCGCCTGCTGCATCGTCTGGATTTTGTGATGATGCGTTGCCATAGTAAACACGCGCAATACCATTTTCAAAATCTTCTATTGAACTAAAGCGATATTCGCCTTCTGTGTGCTGAACAAATAAGTTGTATACATCCAGTTCTTCACGCTCATATCCAAATGATAATTCATGATCTTCTAAATAATATGTGCCACCTAATTTAAGTGATAGGTTGTCATAATTTAGGATATTTGATTGGCGAGAATCATCAGGGCCGATATAAACATCAATATCACCTGTGTCGATACGGAATTCACCAAAACCAGATGCAGCATCTAATGATTGTTGGCGGTTATCGAGTTTTGAATAACCCACTCTTACTTCTGTTGAAAAGTTATCTGTCCAATCAGAGTAAACAGAGGCAACATAAGATTCTAATTTAGCGCCACGCTCATAGAAGTGGTTTGAAAGAGCTATTTCGTTAGAATCTGCATCAGATTGAGCTAGAGAGAAGCCATCATTATAGTTATACACTAGGCTTGCACGGTGGGCATCGTTAATGTTCCAATCAAGCTTTACTAAAATCTTTTCGTCTTCGACAGGTAGGCTTGGAATCATACTACCTGGGTCGTAGTTGTAGTTATCTTTTGAGATTTGTGTAATGCGATCGATCGTTGCTTGATCAATACGGTTGTCAGCAAATGGAATATAATCGAAGATTTGCGCGCCTTCTAGTTTCTCATAAGAGGTAAAAAAGAATAGCTTATCTTCAATTAAAGGTAGACCTAGGTTAAAACCATAACGTTTCTCAGTGTAGTTTCCTGTATCAAGCTTTTTACCTTCGATAGAGTCGCCTGACATTGAGTCATTGGTATAGTCGTAAAATAAACCACCATGAATTTCATTGGTACCTGATTTTGTTACCGCATTAATATTACATGATGTAAAACCACCGTATTGCACGTCGAATGGCGCAAGTTCAACAGCCACTTGGTCTATAGAATCGAATGAAAATGGCATGCGTTCGGTAGGGTAGCCGCTCGAATTTAAACCAAAGTTATCATTCATGCGCACACCATCAACAGTCAAGCTGTTAAAGCGAGGATTACCGCCGCCACAATTAATTGAGTTTGCATTTGTTTCATCAATAAAGATGCGCGGGTCGGCGCGAATAATGTCTTTCAAATCACGGTTTATGGCAGGGCGAGACTCTAGATCTTCAAGTGAGAAATGACTTGCAGGACCTGTGCTGCCAGTTTGTGCGCTTATCGGTGCGCCAGATACCACGATTTGTTCCATTTGCTGTGTTTGTAAACTAACAGTCACAGGGTAATCTTGACCTAAAGTCAAATAAATACCATCAAGTTGTTGATCTTCATATTGATCAGAATCGACGATAATTTTGTAAGGGCCACCGACGCGAAGGCCTTGGCTTGAAAAATTACCTTCATTTGTTACTGTCGTTTTTTTAACTGAGCCTGAAGGGACATGGATTATTGTTATTTGTGTGCCAGCAGCAGGGTTGCCATTCGGGCCTGTAACTTGTCCTTTGATAGAAGACGAGGTTTCATTAGCCATTGCAGCATGGCTGAACGTTAAACAAGTCGCAACAGCGATTGCCAGTGTACTTTTATTAAATGTTGATTTCATGAGGTTTCCCGTTATTAAATTATGATACTTACTGGGTGTAAGTACCTTTCCTTTTTTAAAATCAATGTGTGTCATTTTTATTACAGATATAAAAAAGCCCGTAATTAAACGGGCTTTAAACAGTATAGATTAGAACTTGTAACTAATACCAATTTTAGCTTGCCATGCAGAAGCACTTTGGTCGATTAGTGTGTAATTTCTTACATCGGCACCATTGTACGCTTCATCAATTATATAGCGGCCTTGGTCATCTAAACCACCAAAGTCATAAACTGATTGGTCTTGATAGCTAAGGCGTTTTTCAATGCCCCAGTCGCTATTAAGTAAGTTAGCAAAGTTATCAATCATGAAATACACTTCACCGCTATGACCTTTAGCGAAACCTGGGATTTCTTGCTTAACGCTGATATCCATAGTTGTTACCCAAGGCATAGTACCTGTATTACGGTCTAAGATTTCACCACGCTCAGAAATACCCGCTCTATCAAGTAGTGTTTCAAGCTCACCCCAAGTAAGTTGCGATTCATCCCAGTTTACATTCGGGTCATCCGCACCAGTTGGAATATAAGCTAAGTATGCAGAGCTTGAGTAGAAGTCACGCGAGTCGCCTAGCGCACCGTCTTGGTACGAAGCCATTGTGTGACTGTAAGGGCGACCTGAACGACGCTCAAAGTAAAGGTCAAACTTAGTGTTATAGCCTTTAAAGAATTCAGTGTGGTAGCTGATATTCACTTTGAAGCTATGTTCTACTTCATAGGCACCACGCTGTGCTAAGTCTTGGTTACGGTTTTTAGTAACACTGTGCTGGTAGTTACTTTGCGCTTGTGAAGATGAACCTGAAGACGCTTCAGTGATATCTTGGTGTGCATAGCTTGCTGAGATGTATAAACCGTTATCCCATTCTTTTGCAAGTGCTGTTGAGAAGATAACTGAACGGCCATCATCAGATGAATTTGTTAGCATGATATCGAAGTTATCAGCTAAATCACCTGAGTAGATGCTTTCTTGGATTAAACGCTCGCCATCAGCCGCAACGCCCACAGGTACGATAGCTGTGTTGTGCCAAATTGCTTCGTTTTCTTTCTTGTGGTAAGCGATTTCAGCTTGCCATTTGAAACCATTACCAAGTAATTCAGAGTCAAAGTCATACTCGAAACCAATTTGGCTACGGATGCTTGAAGGTAATTTAAAATCAGGGTCAATGTAGTTTGTGCTACCCGCACCTTTTGTCAGTGAATCTTGAATTGCACCTGGTACAGATGTGATATCTGCAGGGTTATTTGCGTAGTAATCATTAATAACTGATTGTGGTGCATCAACAAGTGTAATACCGTCTTTTTGGTACGAGTTGTTATACCAAACGTTAGGAATACCACCTTGGAAACGACCTACACCACCGCTGATTGTTAGGTTTTCTGTTGCGTAATATTTAAACCCAACACGTGGTAGGATGATATCGACGCCATCAAGATTCTCTTGATTTGAAAAACCGTAAGTCTCTAGGAAGTTTTCATTTAGAGTTGGCTTGTCGTCAGATGCTAAACGCTCATAACGAATACCAGCATTTACTTCTAAATCGTCACCAATATAAAAAGTATCTTCTAGGTAGATTGCTAATTGGCTACGCGTTGCATCATATGCTGTGTCTGCAGCATTGTTTGTATAGGCATTTGCGTAAGAGAAGTCATAAGTACCATTAAAGTTACCCACCTCACGGTTTGCAAAACCTGCAACACTGTCAAACTCCCATGAACCTAATGAATTTGCAGCAAATAGGTTATACAGATTGAGTGATTCATACTGAATACCGAAGTTAAGCTCATGCTCATCCAGAAGGTAAGTACCATCAAATGTTAATGTTAGGTTTTCAGTTGAAGACTCATTCGCGTGACGGTATTGGTTGGTACCAAATTCATACGCTGGACCACGGTAGTATTCTTCAACTTTTACGCTACCAATATTCGAGTTTGTTAAGCTGTTTGAACTGACATCTTTATACGCGATACCAATTTCTGATGAGAAAACATCGCTCCAATCTGAGTAAAGTTTTGTCGAGAAATTGTTGAACTTAGTTGCATAAGTATAACGGCTTGAAGCAAGTAATACCGTGTCACCGCCAGTGCCGAAGTTGCGCTCTTCTTGGTCGTCTTGCCACTGATATGTGAAATCTAGACGATGTGCATCGCTGATGTTCCAGCTTAGTTTAACAAGTAATGATTCATTTGTATCTTCAGGATCGCCACCTAAAGAGTCTTGGAAACCATATACATTGTCTAATACAGATAAAAAGTTATTTAGTTGCTCTTCTGTTACATCGTATTCGTTCGTTGCACCAGAGCCTTCAAAACCATAATCTAAATCTAGTTCGCTCTTCCAGCTGTTGTAGTTTACAAAATAGAAAAGCGTGTCTTTAATTAATGGACCGCCCACGTTAAAACCAAAACGTTCTTCTGTTTGAATTGGTTCTACTTTGTTAATTTCAAATGTTTTATGGCCATCTTCGTCTAAAACAGGGCGACCATCAGCATAAACTTCTGAAATATTGTCTACATCACCTGCCATATCAGGTGTTGAGGTTTCGTAGAAACCTGAGAACTTAAATTCATTTGTACCAGATTTTGTTACGGCATTAATTGTACCACCACCAAAGTTACCTTTTGATGCTGAGAAAGGTGATACATCAACAGAAATTTGCTCAATTGCATCAAGTGCAACAGGTGGTTGAGCAGTAGGGTAGCCGCCATAGTTTAAACCGAAGTCATCGTTTTGGCCGATACCATCAACAGTTAGGCTATTTGTACGCGGGTTATTACCGGCAAATGTAAGCTCACCACTACCATTGATATTTGCAAGAGGGTTTAATCGCGCTACATCTTTAATGTCTTTGTTAAAGCTTGGCATATTGTTGATTGTGTCTTCACCGAAAACACTGCTCGAACCGCCAGACTGTTGAACAATTTTATAGCCAGAAACTTCAATTTTTTCCATTGCTAATGAGTTTAATTGTTCTTGTAAGCGGTAAGTATCACCAAGCTCTAAGTAGATATTCTCTACCATGCTGTCACTGTGTGTATCTGAGTCGATAAATACAGTGTATGGGCCACCAACACGTAGACCATTGGCGATGAAAGTACCGCTTTCATTTGTAGTTAATTCACTGACTGTGCCAGTTGGTTGGTGAATAACCTTTATTTTAACATTTGCAGCTGCTTCACCAGAAGGCGTTGTGATTTTACCTCTCATTGAAGATGAGGTATCTGCAGCCATAGCACTTGTTGAAACACCAAGAGCTAATATAACTGCTCCGGTTAATTTCGAAAGGCGTAACTTATTCATTATGTTATTTCCCGTGTTAGAGGTTTGTTGGTTTATAGTTCACTGTTAGCTGGCATCTTAAGTGCCTTTACTAACGGTTTTGCTGATTTATCAAATAATGAGTTTAATAAACCGGCTAATCTAATCCCGCCTTGTTGTAGACGAGTTTTTACAATTGGTAAATTTTTATAGATATAACTGTAACTTACATTTGTTTCATTTTCTTTATAGAGTGAATTAGCAATGTTGTTTGATTCAATCAACCAATCACTTGGCGAACTTGCAAGGTAATCTGATATTAATGTTTGGTTTGATGTATCAACGAACTTGGCAAACTCTGTGTAAGATAAATTTTCGTTTTCTATTAATTTAGTGTCCCAAAGGCTGTGTAGGTTAGTATCTTGCCCAAAGAATGTGACAGAAATGCGATTGCCACCGCGGTCTTCGCTGCGACCAGCGTGGAAAGGTTGATGGCTATCACCAACAAGGTGTACTAAAAAGCGTAATGCGAATTGCTTTTCAGCTAATGATGCTTTTTCGTTTTTTAATACTGAAATTGAATATTCGATACCTTCTAGGATATCTGCGACTGTTTCTTTGTTGTGATGAGAGTGTGCATCATAGCTTGGTTTTGCATCATCTTTAGAAAAGTTTATGTAGTGCCAGCGTGATGACTTTTTTTGCCAGAATTCTTCTGGTGCAGAGCGCATTTCATCAGCCCATGTGGCTATTTGAGGGAGCGATTCACCATCTAGTAAGGGAACTAAAGCGTCTCGTGTGGTGTCGGTAATATGCATTGCTGCTAATTCACCAACAATTCGATGGCCATTTTGACCCCAAGCATGTGCAGGGGCGGCAGATAAAACAGAAATTACTGGTGTAGTTAACAGCAACATCTTCATTGTTTTTAGTAACATTGGTTGAGCGTCCAAAGTGAATGTTTGCTTAATCAAATTTTCTGGTGCCAATTCTCCTGAATTTTGAGATAAATAGAAAGGACTCAATAAGATTCATAATTTCTTGTTCATAAAGTAATAAAATCATTACCTTACAGTGTTTAAGTAAAATTACTTGTTGTAATAAGTAAGAATAATTGTTCAAATAGAGGCTAGCACGAGCAAGTGGTTAGTAAAATTGAGTTTAAGAACTATATTAATAAAAAAATCATCGATTGTTACATTTTTGTTTCTGTCTATTATTTTGTT from Pseudoalteromonas sp. N1230-9 includes the following:
- a CDS encoding MarR family winged helix-turn-helix transcriptional regulator, which translates into the protein MTTDKQPTLDLQKFLPYSLTNIAVQMSDQFSELYQQQFDLTVPQWRVIANLAQYGQCSSKALCDMAQMDKSTVSRAVKSLLARELLTAKPDPIDKRANLLMLSKKGVCLHEQIVPKAIAWQAHLVSGLDNHELTQFFNILTKLSNHLNKNV
- a CDS encoding ABC transporter permease — its product is MRIPASYPMALLAALLALVPVYILITLASDATAVFDSHNLKILGNTLSLMVLTVLGSILIGVPLAFISAYVQLPFKKLWLVLFAAPLAIPSYIGAFTLYAAFGPGGEINQLLGFETPAMYGLPGAAIVMTLYTFPFVMLTTRSSLLSLDASMVNAARTLGMSMSMSVFKVILPRVVNGIAAGSLLVALYTLSDFGTPAMMRLDTFTRVIYVEYNAFGLSRAAMLSLQLMVIVGFLLFIESQIKTTSERHGRALMLFPTNAQKLAMLVTFLPVLLLAICLPLAIFTLWLARDGIADFDFSIAWNSAYASGIAAIAAVVVAVPVAHAALSGKVGRFMERVTYFGFGIPGIVMGTALVYGGLQLPLLYQTLALLVIAYVLRFLPLAVGSVRTSTEHLDSSLIKSARVLGASPREAFMRITLPLTLRGIIAGAALVFLESMRELEATLLLGPTGFETLSTYLWRVYEAGYFGRAAIPGLLLVVISACGLAIMLSGEKRSQLEH
- a CDS encoding ABC transporter ATP-binding protein is translated as MLSVSKLSIDYGSNRVVSDLNLSLGESEILMLVGPTGCGKSTILQALAGLIPISEGEINLGTWRATPKLKVPPEKRKVGMVFQDFALFPHLTVQQNICFRLTDTSKADHWIKLLGLEAFRNKKPATLSGGQKQRVALARTLAHEPDFVLLDEPLSNLDAALKDTLRWDIRNALKDAGVPAIWVTHDQEEALSIGDRVGVLKEGVIQQIDTPERCFSLPTNRFVARFLGEASFIAGQCEGDIATTDLGNAPAIKVDHNAAAVDVLLRPDDVHLIQNAQSSNGVVTWVRYEGGSRLCAVELACKTTVTSRVSHEVVVRPNDHVHVSINTTHPLAVYSR
- a CDS encoding extracellular solute-binding protein — translated: MKRRTFIQGLAAFGVVGAMPLPLSQAFAATAASPISVKDLPALEGDLTLYLGRGEGGLYENVLQSIQKKNPKLNLSIRRGPTAALANMIVAEAKAGVKRADLFWAVDSGAIGLVTDAGLAKPLPSDLETQLQPQFRYPGWAPVTGRIRTLPYNTKRLSKDQIPDSIMAIADSDLSIGWAPAYASFQSFVTAMRILEGEDKTAKWLKKVQKRSKTYAGELGVVMAVERGEVDIGFANHYYTLRLKSGKPDANLDLAFTNQDAGCLVNASGVLSLTDNPNAMNFMRYLLSEEVQSYLAREAYEIPLIQGIEQPAGLPALMDVSPPKIDLTQLADLRPTLDLMRSSGVL
- a CDS encoding TonB-dependent receptor; translation: MKSTFNKSTLAIAVATCLTFSHAAMANETSSSIKGQVTGPNGNPAAGTQITIIHVPSGSVKKTTVTNEGNFSSQGLRVGGPYKIIVDSDQYEDQQLDGIYLTLGQDYPVTVSLQTQQMEQIVVSGAPISAQTGSTGPASHFSLEDLESRPAINRDLKDIIRADPRIFIDETNANSINCGGGNPRFNSLTVDGVRMNDNFGLNSSGYPTERMPFSFDSIDQVAVELAPFDVQYGGFTSCNINAVTKSGTNEIHGGLFYDYTNDSMSGDSIEGKKLDTGNYTEKRYGFNLGLPLIEDKLFFFTSYEKLEGAQIFDYIPFADNRIDQATIDRITQISKDNYNYDPGSMIPSLPVEDEKILVKLDWNINDAHRASLVYNYNDGFSLAQSDADSNEIALSNHFYERGAKLESYVASVYSDWTDNFSTEVRVGYSKLDNRQQSLDAASGFGEFRIDTGDIDVYIGPDDSRQSNILNYDNLSLKLGGTYYLEDHELSFGYEREELDVYNLFVQHTEGEYRFSSIEDFENGIARVYYGNASSQNPDDAAGEFAYALNTVYFQDKFELIDYDITITAGLRYDWYTSSDKPTHNQNFEDRYGFSNSQNLDGIDLLQPRLGINWIYNDQLELRGGFGLYSGGNPNVWVSNSYSNDGVRNIQIDQRGLQILGDDAIAFNGGGMPGYDIPQSLYDEVGQGGADASANVTDPDFEIPSEWKFSLGGTYITSNDYVFNVDYLYTDKQDSAIIRNIANVQTDTAPDGRPVYNDVLHPRVSDFMLTNVEGSDAYSHVLSLSMNKAFDNGIDLALSYAYTVAKDVSPMTSSVAFSNYHFIAVSDSENPGVTTSNYEIPHRFTLSLGYSHEIFDGYETKFNLFGQAQQTNPYSYTFDRDSGGLGFNDASRQLLYVPEVDDAAVVYGPDFDQTAFNNWIESEGLKRGEIQKRNNIDGDWWVTFDLKVEQEFMGFTPDQKGSAYFVIKNIGNLLNDDWGVLKSGSSLQSAVTADIVDGQYVYSSFNNPAGTSVQTEPSLWEMRIGVRYSF